A genomic window from bacterium includes:
- the tsaE gene encoding tRNA (adenosine(37)-N6)-threonylcarbamoyltransferase complex ATPase subunit type 1 TsaE has translation MLTLTTTCPEATRRLGECLAGALGVGDVIALNGELGAGKTVFVQGLAAGLGAVGRVTSPTFVIMRRHQTAPPGSAPLLYHVDAYRLTSGDELLDMGLDDWLADGAVAIEWAANVADALPPDHLEIDCRHVDDARVLTVLAHGPRARELLEHLRQCGY, from the coding sequence ATGCTCACCCTCACCACAACCTGCCCCGAAGCCACACGACGGCTCGGCGAGTGCCTGGCCGGCGCGCTCGGCGTCGGTGATGTCATTGCGCTCAACGGGGAGTTGGGCGCCGGCAAGACCGTGTTCGTGCAGGGCCTGGCGGCCGGCCTGGGCGCGGTCGGGCGTGTCACGTCGCCCACGTTCGTCATCATGCGTCGCCACCAGACCGCTCCTCCCGGCTCCGCGCCCTTGCTGTATCATGTGGATGCCTACCGCCTGACCAGTGGTGACGAACTGCTCGACATGGGGCTGGACGACTGGCTTGCCGATGGAGCCGTCGCGATCGAGTGGGCGGCCAATGTGGCCGACGCCCTGCCTCCCGACCACCTGGAGATTGACTGCCGCCATGTCGACGACGCGCGCGTGCTGACCGTGCTGGCCCACGGGCCCCGCGCGCGGGAATTGCTGGAGCACTTGCGCCAATGCGGGTACTAG
- a CDS encoding phosphatase PAP2 family protein, which translates to MSQETAPTRPCCRCPWLCLWLLGLVALPAIWLWVDPYTLQIQHALQTNAAFKAALPFIKPLGKLDKQVIALLLVYGVGLLLRRRLAHRWLALTLGCLLATGIVVNATKLTVRRERPKYEYRLVPLDGPDARPSGNRYRSFPSADTASVFAIATVALAFVPGASVPVFFVGVLVGLSRIAVGMHHPADVWGALLMATGASALVLRRWRPRPEVQAPGDGAPVPADPGGESGSP; encoded by the coding sequence GTGAGCCAGGAGACCGCGCCCACCCGCCCGTGCTGCCGCTGCCCGTGGCTATGCCTGTGGCTGCTGGGCCTGGTCGCGCTGCCGGCCATCTGGCTCTGGGTGGACCCGTATACGCTGCAGATACAGCACGCCCTGCAGACCAACGCGGCCTTCAAGGCGGCCCTGCCCTTCATCAAGCCCCTGGGCAAGCTCGACAAGCAGGTGATCGCGCTCCTGCTGGTCTACGGGGTCGGGCTGCTGCTGCGTCGGCGGCTGGCTCACCGGTGGCTGGCGCTGACTCTGGGCTGTCTGCTGGCCACGGGCATCGTCGTGAACGCCACGAAGCTCACGGTGCGCCGGGAGCGCCCGAAGTACGAATACCGCCTCGTGCCCCTGGATGGCCCCGACGCCCGACCCTCGGGTAACCGCTACCGCTCGTTCCCGTCCGCCGACACGGCCTCGGTCTTTGCGATCGCGACCGTGGCCCTGGCCTTCGTGCCGGGGGCCAGCGTGCCGGTCTTCTTCGTCGGGGTGCTGGTGGGGTTGTCCCGCATTGCGGTGGGCATGCACCACCCGGCTGACGTGTGGGGGGCGCTGCTGATGGCCACCGGGGCCTCGGCGCTGGTGCTGCGCCGCTGGCGGCCGCGTCCAGAGGTTCAGGCGCCTGGTGATGGGGCGCCCGTTCCGGCCGACCCCGGCGGGGAGAGCGGCTCGCCGTGA
- a CDS encoding PIN domain-containing protein yields the protein MTTFVDTSAIFAYYDTDDEAHDVIAPLWAALLAADAQLVTTNYVLLEAAALLQRRLGMQWVQRLQTEVRRIVQIVWVDDELHDLAVTATLAANRRHLSLVDNLSLEIMRRLGINYALACDEHFTERGYELPPLPPT from the coding sequence TTGACCACGTTTGTGGACACTTCGGCCATCTTCGCGTACTACGACACTGATGACGAGGCCCATGATGTGATCGCCCCGCTTTGGGCAGCTCTGCTCGCAGCGGATGCCCAGCTAGTGACCACGAACTACGTCCTGCTGGAAGCGGCTGCATTGCTCCAGCGCCGCCTGGGCATGCAGTGGGTGCAGCGTCTACAGACGGAGGTCCGGCGGATCGTCCAGATCGTCTGGGTGGACGACGAGCTGCATGACCTCGCCGTCACTGCCACGCTGGCAGCCAACCGGCGCCATCTGTCGCTTGTGGACAACCTCAGCCTCGAGATCATGCGGCGTCTGGGCATCAACTACGCGCTGGCCTGCGATGAGCACTTCACCGAGCGCGGCTATGAGCTTCCGCCGTTGCCACCCACCTGA
- a CDS encoding VCBS repeat-containing protein — MRTPILLLLLLCAAPLLAAEDVPLKNASFDEGLTDKGVPVAWGLYAGGQPTQKLSLVPGRTGQGLLIADGSTTHEIGVTQSVPIQAGAPYKVSVQVSTSAGASTAGAQLQLRFQPSDKFVQVPLVAPAEGFGEVAAYMIAPPDAKTATIYLYCHRDPTPQVIVDDVRLQSGVEAPPVAAQPAAPQIPEPVVPQYDKLKDLHLTTWLVRAGKPEATIVAPKPYAAEGKKLQAAIKAATGVEVSVFTDFELMLRSDTSAFRNLVLLGNRSTNSFISHLYDESYTFLDLKYPGPGGYVVRTLHSPHGDGQNFLFVGGSDVAGVQAGTEVLIGKLGAGGTPALGPGGGASREGATPALGPGGAALGAGQGASQAGGTSAVRVGKGELALGWLAEIKLDPAYKPATDVKQMEIWEASRMYGSSGYFGWNMISKHMANYYMTGDKQSLQEFLRLSFPDAQAIKEIEEYDGERIENKNDPLAGPYHYAAHMMVVLWDLIEESPDLTDAQRLKITNALARQLPHRVVEGVYGKTDPQPIVGDRHGDWAAFALYALGRYFQKDHPSPVWQRCMAAGDHYFEALKRTYWMASYNDHLFWFTSYYDPMLDYLLFTGKRDPDMMANLRRTFETQEILSTGLENDWGLTASALNMLNKAAYILGDGRWLWYREHITLDQDIFRLGQSFWPGPEFKAAPPTDVVNTWTIHWMPEAMWKARGASFPQNQSFRWGSYRSALGPASDYVLLDGYNGAGRNPYHTYDLLELRLAGTTMLKGYHNQVLSSADGMVEPQVAMDGALLRRDVLGGTAVCVGEVPKLPFANWRRTLALRTGRYALVCDDLTFRTDSQNMKLETTWEVPGGSWDAREQAVRVRELPRGLPQGWLGFPALQADCTCGPGTPAELLSKLSSIDIVLLKAPAPGAWVQMPFTLAQPVTGEVFVDLLNYADRGFVKLSLDGKVVAEKVDHYAPAVASQRVPLGRQQLAAGPHTLKLEVVGQRPEASRCYAGLIGVRVQPEGAAAATQAVACELRPGDVLEVKPGGINEMVWRGPIKSGQHRISFTLLGANTTGRDEALQCLRIADNAAALALPEAGVASVGDFRGNRGELVILTEQHLYGHGLTQAGLELPLLRADEPVAADWDFEHGVLQVDATQPVKLGLALQSPAVGYDGKQLTGQPGADGLTMFELPAGRHTLSQATPATPVWKPLTAQLPGLVEQGRKLRAEALAAQAAPSKLAAAELKPTMAAELGGKPGEGIVIPSAAGDQMAVPVGKSVVILDAAGKVVRKLDLAGEVRALNWWAAPKLLLVGCADEQVVAFDEQGNRQWEFTSVMDQAVYEAGKQYWFKSAHPGIYGLYSGAFDGGEQRAFVGSACTLEILDAKGQLLKRLPVFWGPGRKFLLVDAPDGGKNLLVARWHNDGVNMAVVSSKTMTRTGSGYDGVPAGHTHVGGWDCMNREDNFRVDLDGDGKPEIVSAINGTWNRITIYSESGTPLYNAQFGPGVPTARANLRMMDVGDVNGDGKPEIVVAIAAGLVVALDGKAQRLWSRQMPAPPTVARVVGGGGNLPARLCIGCDDGTVAALNGQGEITALGKLGGKPVDLRVLQTPQGPLAVVTTETGQAVGFRQ; from the coding sequence ATGCGTACCCCCATCCTGTTGCTCCTGCTGCTCTGTGCCGCGCCACTGCTCGCCGCCGAGGATGTTCCCCTCAAGAACGCCTCCTTTGACGAGGGCCTCACGGACAAGGGCGTGCCCGTAGCCTGGGGGCTGTATGCCGGCGGGCAGCCGACCCAGAAGCTCTCGCTCGTACCGGGACGCACCGGCCAGGGCTTGCTGATCGCCGATGGCAGCACCACCCACGAGATCGGCGTCACGCAGTCCGTGCCCATCCAGGCGGGCGCCCCCTACAAGGTCAGCGTGCAGGTCTCGACCAGCGCCGGAGCGTCCACTGCCGGGGCGCAACTGCAACTGCGCTTCCAGCCCAGCGACAAGTTCGTCCAGGTGCCGCTGGTCGCGCCGGCCGAGGGCTTTGGTGAGGTGGCGGCGTACATGATCGCGCCGCCGGACGCGAAGACCGCGACGATCTACCTGTACTGCCACCGCGATCCGACGCCGCAGGTGATCGTGGATGACGTGAGACTGCAATCCGGAGTGGAGGCGCCCCCCGTGGCTGCGCAACCTGCCGCACCCCAGATCCCCGAACCCGTCGTGCCGCAGTATGACAAGCTCAAGGACCTGCACCTGACGACCTGGCTGGTGCGGGCGGGCAAGCCCGAAGCGACCATCGTCGCGCCGAAGCCGTACGCGGCCGAGGGCAAGAAGCTGCAGGCGGCCATCAAGGCCGCCACCGGCGTTGAGGTCTCGGTCTTCACCGACTTCGAGTTGATGCTCCGCTCAGACACCTCGGCCTTCCGCAACCTCGTGCTCTTGGGCAACCGCTCCACCAACTCGTTCATCAGCCATCTGTATGACGAGAGCTACACCTTCCTGGACCTCAAATACCCCGGCCCCGGCGGGTATGTGGTGCGGACACTGCACAGCCCGCACGGGGACGGGCAGAACTTCCTGTTCGTCGGCGGCAGCGATGTGGCCGGTGTGCAGGCGGGGACGGAGGTGCTGATCGGGAAGCTCGGGGCCGGCGGGACGCCGGCACTGGGGCCCGGAGGGGGGGCGAGCCGAGAGGGTGCCACGCCGGCACTGGGGCCCGGAGGGGCGGCGCTCGGAGCCGGGCAGGGGGCGAGCCAGGCGGGCGGGACGTCCGCCGTGCGGGTGGGGAAGGGGGAGTTGGCGCTGGGCTGGCTAGCCGAGATCAAGCTCGACCCGGCGTACAAGCCCGCCACCGATGTCAAGCAGATGGAGATCTGGGAAGCCTCCAGGATGTACGGTAGCTCCGGCTACTTCGGCTGGAACATGATCTCCAAGCACATGGCCAACTACTACATGACCGGGGACAAGCAGAGCCTGCAGGAGTTCCTACGGCTCAGCTTCCCCGACGCGCAGGCCATCAAGGAGATCGAGGAGTACGACGGCGAGCGGATCGAGAACAAGAATGACCCGCTGGCCGGGCCGTACCACTACGCGGCGCACATGATGGTGGTGCTGTGGGACCTCATCGAGGAGAGCCCGGACCTCACCGACGCCCAGCGGCTGAAGATCACCAACGCCCTCGCGCGGCAGTTGCCCCACCGCGTCGTCGAGGGCGTGTACGGGAAGACGGACCCCCAGCCGATCGTCGGCGACCGGCACGGCGACTGGGCCGCCTTCGCGCTCTATGCGCTGGGGCGCTACTTCCAAAAGGACCACCCCTCCCCCGTCTGGCAACGGTGCATGGCGGCGGGGGACCACTACTTCGAGGCCCTCAAGCGCACCTACTGGATGGCCTCGTACAATGACCACCTCTTCTGGTTCACCTCGTACTATGACCCGATGCTGGACTACCTGCTCTTCACCGGGAAGCGCGACCCGGACATGATGGCGAACCTGCGGCGGACCTTCGAGACGCAGGAGATCCTGTCCACGGGCCTGGAGAACGACTGGGGCCTGACGGCCTCGGCCCTCAACATGCTCAACAAGGCGGCGTACATCCTGGGCGACGGCCGCTGGCTGTGGTACCGGGAGCACATCACGCTCGACCAGGACATCTTCCGTCTGGGGCAGTCCTTCTGGCCCGGCCCCGAGTTCAAGGCCGCGCCGCCCACGGATGTCGTCAACACCTGGACGATCCACTGGATGCCCGAGGCCATGTGGAAGGCGCGGGGCGCCAGCTTCCCGCAGAACCAGTCGTTCCGCTGGGGCAGCTACCGCAGCGCGCTGGGTCCGGCGAGCGACTATGTGCTGCTGGACGGCTACAACGGCGCTGGGCGCAACCCCTATCACACGTACGATCTGCTGGAGCTGCGCCTGGCGGGGACGACGATGCTGAAGGGCTACCACAACCAGGTGCTGTCCAGCGCCGACGGGATGGTCGAGCCGCAGGTGGCGATGGACGGAGCACTGCTCCGGCGCGACGTCCTCGGCGGCACGGCCGTGTGCGTGGGCGAAGTGCCGAAGCTGCCCTTCGCCAACTGGCGGCGGACGCTGGCGCTGCGCACCGGACGCTATGCCCTGGTGTGCGACGACCTGACCTTCCGCACCGACAGCCAGAACATGAAGCTGGAGACGACCTGGGAAGTGCCGGGCGGCTCATGGGACGCCAGGGAGCAGGCCGTGCGCGTCAGGGAACTGCCGCGCGGCCTACCCCAGGGCTGGCTCGGCTTCCCCGCCCTGCAGGCCGACTGCACCTGCGGCCCCGGCACGCCGGCCGAGTTGCTGTCGAAGCTGTCCTCGATAGACATTGTGCTGCTCAAGGCTCCCGCACCGGGTGCGTGGGTGCAGATGCCCTTCACGCTGGCGCAGCCGGTGACGGGCGAGGTGTTCGTGGACCTGCTCAACTACGCGGACCGGGGCTTCGTGAAGCTGTCCCTCGATGGCAAGGTCGTGGCCGAGAAGGTGGACCACTACGCCCCGGCGGTGGCTTCGCAGCGGGTGCCGCTGGGCCGGCAGCAACTGGCGGCGGGCCCGCACACGCTGAAGCTGGAAGTGGTGGGTCAGCGTCCCGAGGCCAGCCGGTGCTATGCCGGGCTGATCGGGGTGCGTGTGCAGCCGGAGGGGGCGGCGGCTGCGACGCAGGCGGTCGCCTGCGAGCTACGCCCCGGTGATGTGTTGGAGGTCAAGCCGGGCGGCATCAACGAGATGGTCTGGCGCGGGCCGATCAAGAGCGGGCAGCACCGCATCTCCTTCACGCTCCTGGGCGCGAACACCACCGGCCGCGATGAAGCCCTCCAGTGCCTGCGGATTGCCGACAACGCGGCGGCTCTGGCCCTGCCCGAAGCGGGCGTGGCCTCCGTCGGCGACTTCCGGGGCAACCGGGGCGAGCTGGTCATCCTGACCGAGCAGCATCTGTACGGCCACGGGCTGACGCAGGCCGGGCTGGAGCTGCCGCTGCTGCGGGCCGACGAGCCCGTGGCGGCGGACTGGGACTTCGAGCACGGCGTGCTCCAGGTAGACGCGACCCAGCCCGTCAAGCTCGGACTGGCGCTGCAGAGCCCCGCGGTGGGCTATGACGGCAAGCAGTTGACGGGCCAGCCGGGCGCGGACGGTCTGACGATGTTCGAACTGCCTGCCGGGCGACACACGCTGAGCCAGGCCACGCCTGCCACGCCGGTATGGAAGCCGCTCACGGCGCAACTGCCGGGGTTGGTCGAGCAGGGCCGGAAGCTGCGGGCTGAAGCACTCGCGGCGCAAGCCGCGCCTTCGAAGCTGGCAGCGGCGGAGCTGAAGCCGACGATGGCAGCGGAGCTGGGCGGGAAGCCGGGCGAGGGGATCGTGATCCCCTCGGCAGCAGGCGACCAGATGGCCGTGCCGGTCGGCAAGTCGGTTGTGATCCTCGACGCGGCCGGCAAGGTCGTCCGCAAGCTCGACCTCGCCGGCGAGGTGCGCGCCCTGAACTGGTGGGCGGCGCCCAAGCTCCTGCTGGTCGGCTGCGCCGATGAGCAGGTCGTGGCGTTCGACGAGCAGGGGAACCGCCAGTGGGAGTTCACGTCGGTGATGGACCAAGCCGTCTACGAGGCGGGCAAGCAGTACTGGTTCAAGTCGGCCCACCCGGGCATCTACGGCCTGTACAGCGGCGCGTTCGATGGCGGAGAGCAACGGGCCTTCGTGGGCAGCGCCTGCACGCTGGAGATACTCGACGCGAAGGGACAACTGCTCAAGCGCCTGCCGGTGTTCTGGGGCCCGGGGCGCAAGTTCCTGCTGGTGGACGCGCCCGACGGCGGCAAGAACCTGCTCGTCGCGCGCTGGCACAACGATGGCGTGAACATGGCCGTCGTCAGCAGCAAGACGATGACCCGCACGGGCTCGGGCTACGATGGCGTCCCCGCCGGCCACACCCATGTCGGCGGGTGGGACTGCATGAACCGCGAGGACAACTTCCGCGTGGACCTCGACGGCGACGGCAAGCCCGAGATCGTCTCGGCGATCAACGGCACGTGGAACCGCATCACGATCTACAGCGAGAGTGGGACGCCGCTGTACAATGCGCAGTTCGGCCCCGGCGTGCCGACCGCGCGCGCCAACCTGCGCATGATGGATGTGGGCGACGTCAACGGTGACGGCAAGCCGGAGATCGTCGTGGCCATCGCGGCGGGTCTGGTGGTGGCACTGGACGGGAAAGCGCAGCGGCTCTGGAGCCGGCAGATGCCCGCGCCGCCGACGGTGGCGCGTGTCGTCGGAGGGGGCGGCAATCTGCCGGCCCGCCTCTGCATCGGCTGCGATGACGGCACGGTCGCGGCGCTGAACGGACAGGGCGAGATCACTGCTCTGGGGAAGCTCGGGGGCAAGCCGGTGGACCTGCGGGTGCTGCAGACGCCGCAGGGCCCGCTGGCGGTGGTGACGACGGAGACGGGGCAGGCGGTGGGCTTCCGGCAGTAG
- the tsaD gene encoding tRNA (adenosine(37)-N6)-threonylcarbamoyltransferase complex transferase subunit TsaD: MKSELVLAVETSCDDTAAAVVAGGRRVLSSHVASQEEIHALFGGVVPEVASRKHVEAITHVVQAALDEAGVTWDDLGGLAVTNGPGLIGSLLVGVSAQKAYCLATGLPLVGVNHLDAHVNSNFCDLSGRLVAGPSEGAPEDFPALCLIVSGGHSDLVLLRSRAEMELLGCTRDDAAGEALDKAARVLELGYPGGPAMQAAAEHGEARFDLPRPVIEGSLDYSFSGLKTALLRLVEQLRQAGELPVADLAASYQEAVVDTLVRNVRKAAAEPLSGAAAPRGRGAGVRSRSEAEPADSGLRQILLCGGVAANKLLRERLSQLGEELGLPVRYPPLKLCTDNAAMVGAAGWAKLIAGEHDNLALDVYSAQP; this comes from the coding sequence TTGAAGTCTGAACTGGTCCTCGCCGTCGAGACCTCATGTGACGACACGGCGGCGGCCGTCGTGGCCGGCGGGCGGCGCGTGCTGTCCTCGCATGTCGCCTCCCAGGAGGAGATCCACGCCCTCTTCGGCGGCGTCGTGCCCGAGGTGGCGTCCCGCAAGCATGTGGAGGCCATCACGCATGTCGTCCAGGCGGCGCTGGATGAGGCCGGGGTGACGTGGGATGACCTCGGGGGCCTGGCGGTCACGAACGGGCCGGGGCTGATCGGCTCGCTGCTCGTGGGCGTCAGCGCCCAGAAGGCCTACTGTCTGGCCACGGGCCTGCCGCTGGTGGGCGTCAACCATCTAGATGCCCACGTGAACTCGAACTTCTGCGACCTATCGGGCCGGCTAGTAGCCGGCCCCTCCGAGGGGGCGCCCGAGGACTTCCCGGCGCTCTGCCTGATCGTCTCGGGGGGCCACAGCGACCTCGTGCTGTTGCGCTCGCGCGCTGAGATGGAGCTGCTTGGCTGCACCCGCGACGATGCCGCCGGGGAGGCACTCGACAAGGCGGCACGCGTGCTGGAGTTGGGCTATCCCGGTGGCCCCGCGATGCAGGCGGCAGCGGAGCACGGCGAAGCTCGGTTCGACCTGCCCCGCCCGGTCATCGAGGGCTCCCTGGACTACTCCTTCTCGGGGCTGAAGACGGCGCTGCTGCGGCTGGTGGAGCAGCTACGCCAGGCAGGCGAACTTCCGGTCGCGGACCTGGCGGCCTCGTACCAGGAGGCAGTGGTGGACACGCTGGTGCGGAACGTGCGGAAGGCGGCCGCTGAACCCCTCTCCGGCGCGGCCGCACCGCGCGGGAGAGGGGCAGGGGTGAGGAGCCGTTCGGAGGCCGAGCCGGCCGATAGCGGCCTCCGCCAGATCCTCCTCTGCGGCGGGGTCGCGGCCAACAAGCTCCTGCGCGAGCGCCTCTCGCAGCTTGGCGAGGAACTGGGCCTCCCCGTGCGCTATCCGCCTCTCAAGCTCTGCACCGACAACGCGGCGATGGTCGGGGCGGCGGGCTGGGCGAAGCTGATCGCAGGTGAGCACGACAACCTGGCCCTCGACGTCTACTCCGCCCAGCCGTAG
- the tsaB gene encoding tRNA (adenosine(37)-N6)-threonylcarbamoyltransferase complex dimerization subunit type 1 TsaB, whose product MRVLALETSEYVSSIALWDDGVITGESFPSRMDLCEKLTARIAALPGVKSAQGWALDAIAVSRGPGSFTGLRVGMATAKALAHVLGLPLVGVPTQEAIAAAAEVGEGERLLVLQQARRGHVYAGLWARSAGGARELSAPRVVAVEELPDLLDGIRHIIGPATDALGDMVSSLPSGLIVCQTHPRAAEVAHLAAARVEEADPRAAFTLQPLYLLASQAERMRNMDLARGLSPEGADPMAGACADGVSPLQSGGAAPPGTDPSVGTGPSRRRLRIRRAHLDDLPDVVRIENASFSSPWSEQSLREELSGRLGSHFFVAEVEDRLAGYIGTWMFAGEAHICTIAVDPQYRRGGLGEILMLTMLQQAREYGNPYAILEYRVSNYGAAALYAKLGFEYLHRRRGYYQDTNEDAIIVAIPDLEAPSQIERLQEAYDRWLERHDYELCLEV is encoded by the coding sequence ATGCGGGTACTAGCGCTGGAGACCTCCGAGTATGTGAGCAGCATCGCGCTGTGGGATGACGGCGTCATCACCGGCGAGAGCTTCCCCAGCCGCATGGACCTGTGCGAGAAGCTGACCGCGCGGATCGCGGCGCTGCCGGGCGTGAAGAGCGCGCAGGGCTGGGCCCTCGACGCGATCGCCGTTTCCCGGGGCCCCGGCTCCTTCACCGGCCTGCGTGTCGGCATGGCCACCGCCAAGGCCTTGGCCCATGTGCTGGGCCTGCCGCTGGTGGGCGTGCCCACTCAGGAGGCCATCGCCGCCGCGGCCGAGGTGGGGGAGGGGGAGCGTCTGCTGGTGCTGCAGCAGGCGCGGCGGGGCCATGTCTATGCCGGGCTGTGGGCCCGGTCCGCGGGCGGCGCCCGCGAGCTGTCGGCCCCGCGCGTCGTGGCAGTGGAGGAACTGCCCGACCTGCTAGACGGCATCCGGCACATCATCGGCCCGGCCACGGACGCGCTGGGAGACATGGTCTCCTCCCTGCCGAGTGGTCTGATCGTCTGCCAGACACACCCCCGAGCGGCCGAGGTGGCCCACCTGGCCGCAGCGCGCGTGGAGGAGGCGGACCCGCGCGCGGCCTTCACGCTGCAACCGCTGTACCTCCTCGCCTCGCAGGCGGAGCGGATGCGGAACATGGACCTGGCGCGGGGTCTGTCCCCGGAGGGGGCTGACCCCATGGCGGGCGCGTGTGCTGACGGGGTCAGCCCCCTGCAGAGCGGCGGCGCCGCTCCTCCGGGGACAGACCCCTCCGTCGGGACAGGCCCCTCTCGGCGGCGGCTGCGGATCCGGCGCGCCCATCTTGACGACCTCCCCGACGTCGTCCGCATCGAGAACGCGAGCTTCTCCAGCCCGTGGTCTGAGCAGTCGCTCCGCGAGGAGCTGAGCGGGCGGCTGGGCAGCCACTTCTTCGTGGCTGAGGTGGAGGACCGGCTCGCCGGCTACATCGGCACCTGGATGTTCGCGGGCGAAGCGCACATCTGCACCATCGCCGTAGACCCGCAGTACCGGCGGGGGGGCCTGGGCGAGATCCTGATGCTCACCATGCTGCAGCAGGCCCGCGAGTACGGCAACCCCTACGCCATCCTGGAGTACCGCGTCAGCAACTACGGGGCCGCGGCGCTGTACGCCAAGCTGGGCTTTGAGTACCTGCATCGCCGCCGCGGGTACTACCAGGACACCAACGAGGACGCGATCATCGTCGCCATCCCCGACCTGGAGGCCCCATCGCAGATCGAGCGGCTGCAGGAAGCCTACGACCGCTGGCTGGAACGTCACGACTATGAGCTATGCCTTGAAGTCTGA
- a CDS encoding glycosyltransferase family 39 protein, protein MSAARRATLLVFLVACLVYGFGLGSFGLIARGEPRYAAVARGMLRSGDFVTPRLNGLTYLDKPPLLHWMDAASMALFGETEGAFRLPTMLCAALCTALVYGMARRVFGPREALCSTVVLGSSLLWFCMARHARFDMPLAAVITGALWCCWWASEGGRERRLGYVGAAGLLGLGMLTKGPIALVLVSVPFLLALALTRRLGALRHVPWALCLGLFLVLTVPWYWACERANPGYLAFFFGHENAWRLTRQAPVRQPWWHTIAFLLGGILPWTLCVPGVVRRAWRDLRRPGEAAGRLTLLLGLCVLTTIAVYIPPPVKFIQYIIPAVPAVALLIGRHLAGPGREGRWSLLSSGALALLFGAGVGVFGQRLFPQAGLPAGVMTPVWAGCLLVGGIVVLAAAATDRRDLACVALAAALIVPLHVTYGFVGKAPPHVITEQPVLAAAADHAAPGEALVCYGYTPPSALYYYPYGVMSVGDPVSEYDYPGNMGHTEGKWVPFAREAEVLTTAPAKLGLARPTYWRQVQARWPRHVRLLEECPPYVIFETVPTAQVGGNGGSS, encoded by the coding sequence GTGAGCGCCGCGCGCCGCGCCACACTGCTTGTCTTCCTGGTAGCCTGCCTCGTCTACGGCTTCGGCCTCGGCAGCTTCGGCCTGATCGCCCGCGGCGAGCCACGCTATGCCGCCGTGGCCCGCGGGATGCTGCGCAGCGGCGACTTCGTCACCCCGCGCCTCAACGGCCTGACCTACCTGGACAAGCCCCCGCTGCTGCACTGGATGGACGCGGCCAGCATGGCCCTGTTCGGCGAGACCGAGGGGGCCTTCCGGCTGCCCACGATGCTGTGCGCGGCCCTGTGCACGGCGCTGGTGTATGGGATGGCCCGGCGGGTGTTCGGCCCGCGCGAGGCGCTCTGCAGCACCGTCGTGCTCGGCTCCAGTCTGCTGTGGTTCTGCATGGCCCGCCATGCGCGGTTTGACATGCCGCTGGCGGCGGTGATCACCGGGGCCCTCTGGTGCTGCTGGTGGGCGTCCGAGGGCGGGCGCGAGCGTCGCTTGGGGTATGTGGGCGCCGCCGGCCTGCTGGGTTTGGGCATGCTGACCAAGGGGCCGATCGCGCTGGTGCTGGTGAGCGTGCCCTTCCTGCTGGCGCTGGCGTTGACGCGACGGCTCGGGGCCCTGCGGCATGTGCCATGGGCGCTGTGCCTCGGCCTGTTCCTGGTGCTGACCGTACCGTGGTACTGGGCCTGCGAGCGGGCCAACCCGGGCTATCTGGCGTTCTTCTTCGGCCACGAAAACGCCTGGCGCCTCACGCGCCAGGCGCCGGTCCGGCAGCCGTGGTGGCACACGATCGCCTTCTTGCTCGGCGGCATCCTGCCGTGGACGCTATGCGTCCCCGGGGTGGTGCGACGGGCCTGGCGCGACCTGCGCCGCCCGGGCGAAGCGGCGGGGCGCCTCACGTTGCTGCTGGGCCTGTGCGTGCTGACCACCATCGCCGTCTACATCCCGCCGCCAGTGAAGTTCATCCAGTACATCATCCCGGCGGTGCCGGCGGTGGCGCTGCTGATCGGGCGACATCTGGCCGGCCCCGGCCGTGAGGGGCGCTGGAGCTTGCTGTCCTCCGGCGCTCTGGCGTTGCTGTTTGGGGCGGGGGTCGGTGTCTTCGGCCAGCGTCTCTTCCCGCAGGCCGGGCTGCCGGCGGGGGTGATGACCCCGGTGTGGGCGGGCTGTTTGCTGGTCGGGGGGATTGTGGTGCTGGCAGCGGCTGCGACGGACCGGCGCGACCTAGCGTGTGTGGCACTGGCGGCAGCCCTCATCGTGCCGCTGCACGTCACCTACGGCTTTGTGGGCAAGGCCCCGCCGCATGTCATCACCGAGCAGCCCGTCCTGGCCGCGGCGGCGGACCATGCGGCCCCGGGCGAGGCCCTGGTATGCTATGGCTACACCCCGCCCTCGGCCTTGTACTACTACCCGTACGGCGTCATGTCGGTGGGCGACCCGGTGTCGGAGTACGACTACCCGGGCAACATGGGGCATACCGAAGGCAAGTGGGTCCCGTTCGCGCGGGAGGCCGAGGTGCTGACGACCGCGCCGGCCAAGCTCGGCCTGGCGAGGCCGACCTACTGGCGGCAGGTGCAGGCGCGTTGGCCGCGCCACGTACGGCTGCTGGAGGAATGCCCGCCGTATGTGATCTTCGAGACAGTGCCGACGGCTCAGGTGGGTGGCAACGGCGGAAGCTCATAG